The following proteins are co-located in the [Pasteurella] mairii genome:
- a CDS encoding acyl-CoA thioesterase domain protein encodes MTNFIDTNSGRQSKGALLLRTLAMPSDTNANGDIFGGWIMSQMDMGGAILAKEIAHGRVVTVAVDSMNFIRPVAVGDVICCYGDCISVGRTSIKIKVEVWVKKVSSEPLNERYCVTEATFTFVAVDDKGKPRVVPRENNPELTAALAHQLD; translated from the coding sequence ATGACAAATTTTATTGACACCAATAGCGGTCGCCAATCCAAAGGCGCATTATTACTTCGAACGCTGGCAATGCCTTCTGATACCAATGCTAATGGAGATATTTTCGGCGGCTGGATTATGTCACAAATGGATATGGGCGGTGCGATTTTAGCCAAAGAAATTGCACATGGTCGCGTCGTAACCGTGGCAGTAGATAGCATGAATTTTATTCGTCCAGTTGCCGTCGGCGATGTGATCTGTTGTTATGGCGACTGCATCTCGGTTGGACGGACATCAATCAAAATCAAAGTGGAAGTTTGGGTAAAAAAAGTCTCCAGCGAACCGCTTAACGAACGCTATTGCGTTACCGAAGCAACCTTTACTTTCGTCGCTGTGGATGATAAAGGCAAACCGCGCGTTGTTCCGCGTGAAAATAACCCTGAGTTAACCGCCGCACTTGCCCATCAACTTGATTAA
- the arcA gene encoding aerobic respiration control protein ArcA, giving the protein MITPRILVVEDETITRNTLKSIFEAEGYEVFEASDGNQMHRIISSQEIHLVIMDINLPGKNGLMLARELRENTNTALMFLTGRDNEVDKILGLEIGADDYITKPFNPRELTIRARNLLQRTMSEKAKTATPHLEQYRFNGWTLDLNSRTLINPEGEEYKLPRSEFRAMLHFCENPGKIQTREELLKKMTGRDLKPQDRTVDVTIRRIRKHFEDHPDTPEIIATIHGEGYRFCGEIES; this is encoded by the coding sequence ATGATAACGCCACGTATATTAGTCGTTGAAGATGAAACGATTACAAGGAATACACTCAAGAGTATTTTCGAGGCGGAGGGATATGAGGTATTTGAAGCAAGTGATGGCAATCAAATGCATCGAATTATCTCCTCGCAAGAAATTCATCTTGTTATTATGGATATCAATTTACCGGGTAAAAATGGGCTGATGTTGGCACGTGAACTACGGGAAAATACCAATACCGCACTTATGTTTTTAACCGGACGTGATAACGAAGTTGATAAAATTCTCGGTTTAGAGATCGGTGCGGATGACTATATCACCAAACCGTTTAATCCAAGAGAATTAACTATTCGTGCAAGAAACCTATTGCAACGTACCATGTCCGAAAAAGCAAAAACCGCAACGCCACATTTAGAACAATATCGTTTTAACGGTTGGACGCTAGATCTCAATAGCCGAACGTTGATCAATCCGGAAGGGGAAGAATATAAATTACCGCGCAGTGAATTTCGCGCTATGTTGCATTTCTGCGAAAATCCGGGAAAAATTCAAACCCGTGAAGAATTGCTGAAAAAAATGACCGGACGCGATTTAAAACCGCAAGATCGTACCGTGGATGTGACGATTCGTCGTATTCGTAAACATTTTGAAGATCACCCGGATACGCCAGAAATTATCGCTACTATTCATGGCGAAGGTTATCGTTTCTGCGGTGAAATTGAATCTTAA
- the ompW gene encoding outer membrane protein OmpW translates to MKKTALVLGMAAALMAGTASAHEAGSFLLRAGGVFVSAHSNSDTKTPVEVGLKVNDNAQLGLTGTYMITDNIGVELLGATPFSHGIDGTVPANGNGLNLGEVVKLKQLPPSLYLQYYFLDKDSPSRPYIGAGLNYTRFFNAKIKNDAISDLEIDKHSFGPVVNAGIDIKLTDNLFFNTAMWYTHIKTTAKFKALDLNHEVDVKLDPFVFFMGLGYRF, encoded by the coding sequence ATGAAAAAAACAGCATTAGTCTTAGGAATGGCGGCTGCCTTGATGGCAGGTACTGCAAGTGCCCATGAAGCAGGTAGCTTCCTTCTTCGTGCCGGTGGCGTTTTTGTTTCGGCACATTCTAACTCCGATACCAAAACACCAGTTGAAGTGGGTTTGAAAGTGAATGATAATGCCCAATTAGGGTTAACCGGAACCTATATGATTACCGACAATATCGGGGTAGAGTTATTAGGTGCGACACCATTCTCTCACGGTATTGATGGAACTGTTCCGGCTAACGGTAACGGATTGAATTTAGGTGAAGTAGTAAAATTAAAACAATTACCGCCAAGCCTTTACTTACAATATTATTTCTTAGATAAAGATTCTCCGTCTCGTCCTTATATCGGTGCTGGTTTGAACTATACTCGTTTCTTTAATGCAAAAATTAAAAATGATGCCATTAGTGATTTGGAAATTGATAAACATTCATTCGGTCCGGTTGTGAATGCTGGGATTGATATTAAGTTAACCGATAACTTATTCTTCAATACCGCAATGTGGTACACCCATATTAAAACTACCGCGAAATTTAAAGCATTGGATCTTAACCATGAAGTTGATGTAAAACTTGATCCGTTCGTGTTCTTTATGGGGCTTGGTTATCGCTTCTAA
- a CDS encoding Predicted esterase, protein MIIYLHGFDSSSPGNYEKIMQLKFIDDDVRFVNYSTLHPRHDMQFLLNEVHKLVSESKDPHPLICGVGLGGYWAERVGFLCGIKQAIFNPNLFPYENMTGKIDRPEEYQDIATKCVENFRKKNQGRCLVFLSTQDEALDSQRSAETLSPFYEVIWDENESHKFKKISQHLQRIKAFKNA, encoded by the coding sequence ATGATTATTTATTTACACGGGTTTGATTCCAGTAGTCCGGGTAACTACGAAAAAATAATGCAGTTGAAATTTATTGATGATGATGTGCGTTTTGTCAATTATAGTACCTTGCATCCGCGTCATGATATGCAATTTTTGCTCAATGAAGTACATAAATTAGTATCGGAAAGCAAAGATCCACATCCATTAATTTGTGGCGTTGGACTTGGCGGTTATTGGGCGGAACGCGTGGGATTTTTATGCGGTATTAAACAGGCAATTTTTAATCCAAATTTATTTCCTTATGAAAATATGACGGGAAAAATCGACCGACCGGAAGAATATCAAGATATTGCGACAAAATGTGTGGAAAATTTTCGGAAGAAAAACCAAGGACGCTGTTTAGTTTTCTTATCTACACAAGATGAAGCGTTGGATTCACAACGTAGCGCCGAAACGCTTTCACCTTTTTATGAGGTGATCTGGGATGAAAACGAAAGTCATAAATTTAAGAAAATTTCTCAACATTTACAACGGATTAAAGCATTTAAAAACGCGTAA
- the ispZ gene encoding intracellular septation protein A, producing the protein MKQILEFIPLILFFAVYKLVGIREAAITLVVATIVQLIILKLKYGKIEKQQIIMGSAVVFFGALTAYFNELEFLKWKVTIIYSLFALVLLISQYGFKKPLIKQLLGKEIQLPQTVWNRINLGWSGFFLLCMIINLIISYFCSDDIWVDFKTFGIIGMTFVATLITGFYIYRYLPKTDSTKE; encoded by the coding sequence ATGAAACAAATTTTAGAATTTATTCCGCTGATTTTATTTTTCGCTGTCTATAAATTAGTCGGCATTCGGGAAGCAGCGATTACTCTAGTGGTTGCCACGATTGTGCAACTGATTATTTTAAAATTAAAATATGGCAAAATAGAAAAGCAGCAAATCATTATGGGAAGTGCGGTGGTTTTTTTTGGTGCTTTAACCGCCTATTTCAACGAATTGGAGTTTTTAAAATGGAAAGTAACCATTATTTATTCCCTATTTGCATTAGTGTTGTTAATCAGCCAATATGGCTTTAAAAAACCGTTAATTAAACAATTATTAGGTAAAGAAATTCAATTACCGCAGACAGTATGGAATCGCATTAACCTTGGCTGGAGCGGATTTTTTCTGCTTTGCATGATCATCAATTTAATTATCAGTTATTTCTGCTCTGATGATATTTGGGTTGATTTTAAAACCTTCGGTATTATTGGGATGACCTTTGTTGCCACCCTCATCACCGGTTTTTATATTTATCGCTACTTACCTAAAACGGATAGCACGAAAGAATAA
- the frp gene encoding NADPH-flavin oxidoreductase: MANSLTSPTLACLLSHRSIRKFKAQPLAPELIENLINVARFASSSNHLQCVSIIRVTDEMLRGQLMECCSNQEYVKSAPEFWVFCVDFNKHQQICAEAQLDWMEVVLIGSVDTGIMAQNVLVSAESLGLGGVYIGSLRNQIERVGKLLNLPEHTFPVVGLCLGYPDQDPPLKPRLPKEMMFFENQYQSLAPQSLADFDQQVADYYQKRSQIEMNWSKNVAKALAHPVRPAILPYLNQQGFAKK, translated from the coding sequence ATGGCAAATTCATTAACCTCCCCAACTTTAGCATGTTTGTTGTCTCATCGTTCCATTCGTAAATTTAAAGCGCAACCGCTTGCGCCAGAATTGATTGAGAATTTAATTAATGTGGCGCGCTTTGCGTCAAGTTCCAACCATTTACAATGTGTTTCGATTATTCGGGTGACTGACGAAATGTTGCGTGGGCAATTGATGGAATGTTGTTCCAATCAGGAATATGTCAAAAGTGCGCCTGAATTTTGGGTATTTTGTGTCGATTTTAATAAGCATCAGCAAATTTGTGCTGAGGCGCAATTAGATTGGATGGAAGTGGTCTTAATTGGCTCGGTCGATACAGGAATTATGGCGCAAAATGTGTTGGTGAGTGCAGAAAGTTTGGGTTTAGGCGGCGTTTATATTGGTTCATTACGTAACCAAATTGAGCGAGTGGGGAAATTGCTAAACTTACCAGAGCATACTTTTCCTGTTGTTGGGCTTTGCTTGGGGTATCCGGATCAAGATCCGCCACTGAAACCAAGATTGCCGAAAGAGATGATGTTTTTTGAAAATCAATATCAATCTCTTGCGCCTCAATCCTTGGCAGATTTTGATCAGCAGGTTGCAGACTATTATCAAAAACGCAGCCAAATTGAGATGAATTGGTCTAAAAATGTGGCGAAAGCCTTAGCTCATCCGGTAAGACCGGCTATTTTACCTTATCTAAACCAACAGGGTTTTGCGAAAAAGTAG
- a CDS encoding YciI-like domain protein yields the protein MYYVIFAQDKPNTLAQRLAVREKHLARLKQLHDEDRLFVAGPNPAIDDENPGEAGFTGSTVIAKFDSLEAAKQWASQDPYVEAGVYGEVVVKPFKRVF from the coding sequence ATGTATTATGTCATTTTTGCACAAGATAAACCGAATACCTTAGCGCAACGTTTAGCGGTTCGCGAAAAACATTTAGCCCGCCTCAAACAATTGCATGATGAAGATCGTCTTTTTGTTGCCGGACCGAATCCAGCCATTGATGATGAAAATCCAGGCGAAGCGGGATTTACTGGTTCGACTGTTATCGCCAAATTCGACAGCTTAGAGGCGGCAAAACAATGGGCAAGCCAAGATCCTTATGTGGAAGCTGGCGTATATGGAGAGGTGGTCGTCAAACCTTTTAAACGCGTTTTCTAA
- the rimK gene encoding RimK protein yields the protein MKLLMLCREPRLYSCQRLQEAAQERGHSMDILDPNRCLIKLSENAPHFQLYYQSNNEHTPYLLSGYDAVLPRFGAGSNRMGCAVLRHFEGENIYCLNSASAFLLARDKWQSLQVLMQQHIPVPNSALGGSEFQSAEAVQFVRSPTILKTLSGSQGIGVILAERERSAVSILETLSQSNVPVLLQDFIAEAEGADLRCFVIGDKVVAAMRRICQSGEFRANFHRGGSAEPVQLSEEEKHIAIKAARALGLDIAGVDLIRSAQGRLVLEVNASPGLEMIEKTSGIDIALQMIAYTEKKVKLWRETVQSAVENTTENKVEK from the coding sequence ATGAAATTGTTGATGTTGTGTCGAGAACCCCGATTATACAGTTGTCAGCGACTACAAGAAGCGGCACAAGAAAGAGGGCATTCAATGGATATTTTAGATCCAAATCGCTGTTTAATAAAACTGTCGGAAAATGCACCGCACTTTCAACTTTATTATCAAAGCAATAACGAACATACGCCTTATTTATTAAGTGGTTATGATGCGGTTCTCCCGCGTTTCGGGGCTGGCAGTAATCGTATGGGATGTGCGGTATTGCGTCATTTTGAAGGGGAAAATATTTATTGTTTGAACTCGGCATCGGCTTTTTTGTTGGCGCGAGATAAATGGCAGAGTTTACAAGTTTTGATGCAGCAACATATTCCAGTGCCGAATTCCGCGTTGGGTGGTAGCGAATTTCAATCAGCTGAGGCGGTGCAGTTTGTGCGTTCGCCGACGATTTTAAAAACCTTGAGTGGTTCACAGGGTATCGGCGTGATTTTAGCGGAAAGAGAACGAAGTGCGGTCAGTATTTTGGAAACATTGTCACAATCGAATGTGCCGGTATTATTGCAGGATTTTATTGCCGAAGCGGAGGGTGCGGATTTACGCTGTTTTGTGATTGGCGATAAGGTGGTAGCGGCGATGCGGCGCATTTGTCAAAGCGGAGAATTTCGAGCGAACTTCCATCGGGGCGGCAGCGCGGAGCCGGTGCAATTAAGCGAGGAAGAAAAACACATCGCTATTAAAGCAGCACGTGCTCTAGGATTAGATATCGCTGGCGTAGATTTGATTCGCTCAGCACAAGGTCGGTTGGTTTTGGAAGTTAACGCAAGTCCGGGATTGGAGATGATTGAAAAAACCAGTGGCATTGATATTGCGCTGCAAATGATTGCTTATACAGAGAAAAAAGTAAAATTGTGGCGGGAAACGGTGCAAAGTGCGGTCGAAAATACCACAGAAAATAAGGTAGAAAAATAG
- the argA gene encoding amino-acid acetyltransferase, translating into MSNTELVQWFRQSTPYVNMHRGKTFVIMLDGDTIACPNFINIISDISLLHSLGIKLVIVFGARAQINELLELHHIPSSYHKNIRVTDQRTLELVKQAVGRLNYDIAARLCVRLPHSPVINVVSSNFIIAQPIGVDDGIDYMLTGKIRRIDTEQIQRQLNNGSIVLLGPIAPSVTGETFNLSFEEIATKVAVKLKAEKLIGFCNTQGILDQQQQTISDLLPQDALLHLAQLIRDNQYHSSQARFLQAAIDVCRAGVKRSHLLSYEEDGSLLQELFTRDGVGTQLSIESSEEVRLATVADIPGLLELIYPLEQQGILVKRSREQLEMEITRYTIIDHDGVVIACAALNPYPEENMAEMACVAVHPDYRNSSRGDILLEAIQKRAKELHINKLFVLTTRTVHWFQERGFQLADVDSLPKYKRETYNYQRRSKILIQDLS; encoded by the coding sequence ATGAGTAATACTGAATTAGTCCAATGGTTTAGACAATCTACCCCCTACGTCAACATGCACCGCGGTAAAACGTTCGTGATCATGCTCGACGGGGATACCATTGCCTGTCCAAATTTTATTAATATTATCAGCGACATTAGTTTATTGCACAGCCTAGGTATTAAGTTGGTTATTGTTTTTGGTGCAAGAGCTCAAATTAACGAATTACTTGAGCTTCACCATATTCCCTCATCCTATCACAAAAATATTCGCGTCACCGACCAAAGAACCCTAGAATTGGTGAAACAAGCGGTTGGGCGATTAAACTACGATATCGCCGCCCGCTTATGCGTGCGTCTGCCACATTCGCCGGTCATTAATGTTGTCAGCAGCAATTTTATTATTGCACAACCTATCGGCGTAGATGACGGTATAGACTATATGTTAACTGGAAAAATCCGCCGTATTGATACGGAACAAATTCAACGCCAATTAAACAATGGTTCTATTGTTTTGCTGGGACCAATTGCGCCCTCCGTGACCGGCGAGACATTCAATTTATCCTTTGAAGAAATTGCCACCAAAGTAGCGGTTAAGCTAAAAGCCGAGAAACTTATTGGTTTTTGTAATACGCAAGGCATTTTAGATCAACAACAGCAAACCATCTCCGATTTATTACCGCAAGATGCCCTGCTGCATTTGGCGCAACTAATCCGCGATAATCAATACCATAGCTCACAAGCACGCTTTTTACAGGCAGCCATTGACGTTTGTCGTGCCGGCGTAAAACGTTCGCATTTACTTAGCTATGAAGAAGACGGATCGTTACTACAAGAATTATTTACCCGTGATGGGGTGGGAACACAGCTTTCTATAGAAAGCTCCGAGGAAGTTCGCCTCGCCACCGTCGCCGATATTCCAGGGTTATTGGAATTAATTTATCCGTTAGAACAACAAGGTATTTTGGTCAAACGTTCACGCGAACAATTGGAAATGGAAATCACGCGTTACACTATTATCGATCACGATGGTGTCGTTATTGCTTGCGCTGCCCTCAATCCGTATCCGGAAGAAAATATGGCGGAAATGGCATGTGTGGCGGTGCATCCTGATTACCGCAATTCTTCCCGTGGCGATATTTTGCTTGAAGCTATCCAAAAACGCGCCAAAGAATTACATATCAACAAACTGTTTGTCCTTACTACGCGTACCGTACATTGGTTTCAAGAGCGTGGTTTTCAGCTAGCGGATGTAGACAGTTTGCCAAAATACAAACGGGAAACCTACAACTACCAACGTCGCTCCAAGATTTTAATTCAGGATCTTAGCTAA
- the grxA gene encoding glutaredoxin GrxA protein, producing the protein MFVVIFGRPGCPYCVRAKNLAEKLQNTVENFEYRYVDIIAEGISKADLSKSVGKPVETVPQIFIDEKPIGGCTDFEALMKTQFNVIA; encoded by the coding sequence ATGTTCGTAGTCATTTTCGGTCGTCCGGGTTGCCCATATTGTGTACGCGCAAAAAATTTAGCGGAAAAATTGCAAAATACCGTGGAAAATTTTGAATACCGTTATGTCGATATTATCGCCGAAGGCATCAGCAAAGCCGATTTATCCAAATCTGTTGGTAAACCAGTTGAAACTGTGCCGCAAATTTTTATTGATGAAAAACCGATTGGCGGTTGCACCGATTTTGAAGCATTAATGAAAACACAATTTAACGTGATTGCATAA